In Zobellia roscoffensis, the following are encoded in one genomic region:
- a CDS encoding heparin lyase I family protein codes for MKVMKIALSILALNCFFSCGKDESIVQKDALYENNEIEKIIKEEVMEEEALSQKEALAIQQEKVEENQKNEVICETTGGMGYETGLKVWCWGDVEIPDYSSKVGILFSNGELKINSECFEKQVSKEGSLLKFSVNPTYPEVGNWCSNEFNMRAEISTEPWRINHPIGTEEWFGWSYGFGDNYIIDRENPWAFFQVHEGTAGKTPLIALWSVNEGGAGSGNAGEVLVVNNCDDSKSTYYSTGIIPKASQTLDIVMHVIWGDENNGLLQVWIDGAKVVDERKRTVRASNPVGGNAKWGIYKWPWRNDDNVQKSRGLGITKLETFMGPLRIITRMPEDLEYKRDSYALVVPR; via the coding sequence ATGAAAGTGATGAAAATAGCCTTGTCTATTCTTGCGTTAAATTGTTTTTTTTCTTGTGGAAAAGATGAATCTATAGTGCAGAAAGACGCATTGTATGAGAACAATGAAATTGAAAAAATTATTAAAGAAGAGGTTATGGAAGAAGAGGCTCTTTCACAAAAAGAAGCTCTAGCTATTCAGCAAGAAAAAGTTGAAGAGAACCAAAAAAACGAGGTTATTTGCGAAACGACTGGGGGCATGGGGTATGAGACTGGTCTAAAGGTCTGGTGTTGGGGTGATGTTGAAATACCAGATTATTCTTCAAAAGTAGGTATTCTTTTTAGTAACGGAGAATTAAAGATCAATTCAGAGTGTTTTGAAAAACAAGTTTCAAAAGAGGGAAGCCTTCTTAAGTTTAGTGTTAACCCAACTTATCCAGAGGTTGGTAATTGGTGCTCCAACGAATTTAATATGCGTGCAGAAATTAGCACTGAGCCTTGGAGAATTAATCACCCTATTGGAACTGAAGAATGGTTTGGGTGGAGTTATGGTTTTGGGGATAATTATATTATTGATAGGGAAAATCCCTGGGCTTTTTTTCAAGTGCATGAGGGTACAGCAGGTAAAACACCTCTTATTGCCTTGTGGTCGGTAAACGAAGGTGGAGCCGGTTCAGGGAATGCGGGAGAGGTTCTTGTGGTAAATAATTGCGATGATAGTAAAAGCACCTATTATTCTACAGGAATTATACCAAAGGCCTCCCAAACTTTAGATATAGTTATGCATGTAATTTGGGGAGATGAAAACAATGGCTTACTTCAGGTATGGATTGATGGAGCAAAAGTAGTTGATGAACGAAAACGTACGGTGCGGGCATCAAATCCAGTAGGAGGAAATGCCAAATGGGGTATTTATAAATGGCCATGGAGAAATGATGACAATGTTCAAAAGTCAAGGGGTTTAGGGATAACTAAATTAGAAACCTTTATGGGTCCCTTGCGGATTATTACTAGAATGCCTGAGGATTTGGAGTATAAGAGAGATTCATATGCTTTAGTTGTGCCAAGATAA
- a CDS encoding heparin lyase I family protein: protein MKFLSLFLVVVAVSMSSDKNSAVFWFQDATEDSKLVLLQNRNLGHEINQYMSTDSICKTKGGKAFDTGLKVWCWDDISIPSYVGEKSKNFSDNQLKVDSECYEKQVSIEKGRLKFRVSPLNFKANDWCDNEFNIRAEISTAPWLVNHPKGTEEWFGWSYTLGDDYIVDQDNPWLFFQVHEGTKGKTPLIALWCMNKGGQGSGKAGEIHIVNSSSNYGNNFYPTNIVPTAGQTMDIVMHVVWGDTHNGLLEVWIDGVQVHNRQARTVRFSNPVGGNAKWGIYKWTWRNKDGVTKSQKQGITHLQTFMGPLKMVTRRPKDINYLSNSYMLVAP from the coding sequence ATGAAATTTTTATCATTATTTCTTGTGGTTGTTGCGGTATCCATGTCTAGCGATAAGAATAGTGCTGTCTTCTGGTTTCAGGATGCTACTGAGGATAGCAAGCTTGTTTTACTTCAGAATAGAAATTTAGGTCATGAGATTAATCAATATATGTCAACTGATAGCATTTGTAAAACTAAAGGAGGGAAAGCCTTTGATACAGGCTTAAAAGTTTGGTGTTGGGATGATATTAGCATTCCCTCTTATGTTGGTGAGAAATCTAAGAATTTCAGTGATAACCAGTTAAAAGTTGACTCTGAATGTTATGAAAAACAAGTGTCAATTGAAAAAGGAAGACTTAAGTTTCGTGTTAGCCCCTTAAATTTTAAAGCCAATGATTGGTGTGATAATGAATTTAATATACGGGCAGAAATTAGTACCGCTCCTTGGTTAGTAAATCATCCAAAAGGAACAGAAGAGTGGTTTGGGTGGAGTTATACATTAGGGGATGATTACATAGTAGATCAAGACAATCCTTGGCTTTTTTTTCAAGTACACGAGGGTACCAAAGGTAAAACACCGCTCATTGCGCTTTGGTGTATGAATAAAGGAGGGCAAGGTAGTGGCAAGGCTGGTGAAATCCATATTGTAAATTCCTCAAGTAATTATGGCAATAATTTTTATCCCACTAATATCGTACCTACAGCTGGTCAAACAATGGACATTGTTATGCATGTGGTTTGGGGTGATACTCACAATGGTCTGTTAGAGGTTTGGATTGATGGTGTGCAAGTACACAATCGGCAAGCTCGTACGGTTCGTTTTTCTAATCCTGTTGGGGGTAATGCAAAATGGGGGATTTACAAATGGACATGGCGAAATAAGGATGGAGTTACAAAGTCACAAAAGCAAGGCATTACCCACTTACAGACCTTTATGGGGCCACTTAAGATGGTTACACGAAGGCCTAAGGACATTAATTATTTAAGTAATTCATATATGTTAGTTGCTCCGTGA
- a CDS encoding glycosyltransferase family 4 protein, whose protein sequence is MKDKPKIAFFGIKYFPSRGGTSRVAENLIINLVNDFDITVYCYKNKVAENHIPGVKVIEFPEIKFGSLGVFLYYGLCYLHINLFGKYDIVHAHKIDSFFFLNGLLKKTKVIATAHEAPYKRDKWGRVAKKFFKLCERRFLNFKGTKTAISKPLCEFYKETETVDVLFVPNGINLSENRSVTLAEKFWPSQLPKSTPFVLFAARRIMGTKGLHTMLKAYKKVNYKGHIFVAGELDNYPTYIKEIKELSKGLNVHFLGFVNPLPALLALVDTCEYFVFPSETEGMSIMLLEVASTGKPILASDIPENKQVFNEEDVLFFKDKNVDDLAEKIEWVENNSIEFQLLGKHAETKVANRYTWDRIALEYKELYEGLL, encoded by the coding sequence ATGAAGGACAAACCGAAAATTGCATTTTTTGGTATTAAGTATTTCCCTTCTCGGGGAGGTACAAGTAGAGTAGCTGAAAACTTAATCATTAATTTGGTAAATGATTTTGATATTACTGTTTATTGCTATAAAAACAAAGTAGCTGAAAATCATATACCAGGAGTGAAAGTTATAGAATTTCCGGAGATTAAATTCGGGAGCCTAGGGGTGTTTCTTTATTACGGCCTATGTTATTTGCATATCAATCTTTTTGGTAAATATGATATTGTACATGCTCATAAAATTGATAGTTTCTTTTTTCTAAATGGACTTTTAAAAAAAACTAAAGTAATAGCTACTGCTCATGAAGCTCCTTATAAGCGAGATAAATGGGGTCGTGTGGCCAAAAAATTCTTTAAGCTTTGTGAAAGACGCTTTTTGAATTTTAAAGGAACTAAGACAGCTATTTCAAAACCTCTTTGTGAATTTTATAAAGAAACGGAAACTGTTGACGTTCTATTTGTTCCTAATGGGATTAACTTGTCTGAAAACCGATCGGTGACTCTTGCTGAAAAGTTTTGGCCCTCACAATTACCGAAATCTACGCCTTTTGTTTTATTTGCAGCACGGAGGATTATGGGAACCAAAGGCTTGCACACAATGCTCAAAGCATATAAAAAGGTGAATTATAAGGGGCATATTTTTGTAGCGGGCGAGTTAGATAATTATCCGACGTATATCAAAGAGATTAAGGAGCTGAGCAAAGGACTCAATGTTCATTTTCTTGGTTTTGTAAATCCGCTACCCGCACTATTGGCATTAGTAGACACATGTGAGTATTTTGTATTTCCTTCAGAAACAGAAGGAATGTCTATTATGTTATTAGAAGTAGCAAGTACCGGAAAACCTATTTTAGCAAGTGATATTCCAGAAAATAAGCAAGTTTTTAATGAAGAGGATGTTCTCTTTTTTAAAGATAAAAATGTAGATGACCTTGCTGAAAAAATAGAATGGGTGGAGAATAATAGTATTGAATTCCAATTACTGGGGAAACACGCAGAGACTAAAGTAGCCAATAGGTATACTTGGGATCGAATAGCTTTAGAGTATAAGGAACTCTATGAGGGGCTTTTGTAA
- a CDS encoding glycosyltransferase: MKVLILIESLTSGGRERRLIELIKGSKRYEDIELGLVVFSDRIHYKEVYDLGVPITILKREPKKNPMVFYRLFKLCKSWKPDLIHSWGSMSTILGIPSSILLGIPLINGSIVDAPENLNLLNKDYFRTKLATPFSKVIVGNSLAGLKAYNISNKKGLCIYNGFDLSRIIELNSDANIRQEFNIVTSKIVGMVGSFSERKDFKTYIKAAILVLEKMEDVTFLAIGGGPDLEECKKMVPEKHGEKFIFAGLQNDVESIVATFTLGVLSTNMKVHGEGISNAILEYMALGKATVATIGGGTNEAIEDGKTGFLVAPASPEEMAGKISLILSDDQLCQAMGIAARNRMEKMFGLKKMTDSYVKLYKENV; the protein is encoded by the coding sequence ATGAAAGTATTAATACTTATTGAAAGCCTTACTTCGGGAGGAAGGGAAAGAAGATTGATCGAATTGATTAAAGGTAGTAAAAGGTATGAAGATATAGAACTGGGTTTAGTAGTTTTTTCAGATAGAATTCATTACAAGGAAGTTTATGACTTAGGTGTACCAATTACTATATTAAAAAGGGAGCCTAAGAAGAATCCAATGGTTTTTTATAGGCTTTTTAAGCTTTGTAAAAGCTGGAAACCGGATTTGATTCATAGTTGGGGGTCTATGTCTACTATTTTAGGAATACCTTCTTCCATATTGCTAGGTATACCACTTATTAATGGTAGTATAGTTGATGCGCCGGAAAATCTTAATTTACTCAACAAGGATTATTTCAGAACAAAGTTAGCTACGCCCTTTTCGAAGGTTATTGTAGGGAATTCTTTGGCGGGACTAAAGGCATACAATATTTCAAATAAAAAAGGTTTGTGCATTTATAACGGTTTTGATCTAAGTAGAATAATAGAACTTAACAGTGATGCTAACATACGTCAGGAATTTAATATTGTAACTTCCAAAATTGTAGGTATGGTAGGGAGCTTTTCCGAAAGAAAAGACTTCAAAACGTATATAAAAGCTGCAATTTTGGTGTTAGAAAAAATGGAAGATGTAACCTTTCTGGCTATTGGAGGAGGGCCTGATTTGGAAGAATGTAAAAAAATGGTTCCTGAAAAACATGGTGAAAAGTTTATTTTTGCCGGTTTGCAGAACGACGTTGAATCTATAGTAGCTACGTTTACCTTGGGTGTTTTGTCTACTAATATGAAGGTTCACGGTGAGGGGATATCCAATGCAATTTTGGAATATATGGCATTAGGTAAAGCGACTGTAGCTACCATAGGAGGTGGAACTAACGAGGCTATTGAAGATGGAAAAACAGGCTTTTTGGTAGCTCCTGCATCACCCGAAGAAATGGCGGGCAAAATTTCACTGATATTAAGTGATGACCAGTTGTGTCAGGCTATGGGTATTGCAGCTAGAAATAGAATGGAAAAAATGTTCGGACTAAAAAAAATGACCGATTCATATGTAAAATTGTATAAGGAAAATGTATGA
- a CDS encoding glycosyltransferase family 4 protein produces MKLFLVGDFPEDNKAYGGVQGVLVNMANELVKRADIELVLVSTSSNSGFAKFEKICSVYRLGFRSSFLQARKEFRDIVIKENPDIIHLQGVVPGVLLYRSSYKKIFVVTQHAILSEERLLQVTSKRKMLFRIKEVVEDYYLNKVKNIIFISEYNKGIYFKKNGKITDVNSELIVNPVNEIFFKKPQALESQVSNEMYFVGEIKKRKGLHVLIQALHLLDRKGIDCKLHVIGGYKEMEYKREIDDLIGSLNIAEKVIFCGWKNQSEVLAYAENIPVFVLPSFQETLPLSIAEAMTQGKIVVATDICGIPEMIKNHESGYLFPKGNPEKLADVLELVFQNQDKQKVVSDNAKSASKRFEPKTVIERTINFYERILS; encoded by the coding sequence ATGAAATTATTCTTAGTTGGTGATTTTCCTGAAGATAATAAGGCCTATGGCGGAGTGCAGGGAGTTTTGGTAAACATGGCTAATGAACTTGTGAAACGCGCAGATATTGAGCTAGTTTTGGTTTCTACTTCTTCCAACAGCGGGTTCGCCAAATTCGAAAAAATATGTTCAGTTTATAGATTGGGTTTTAGATCATCTTTTCTACAAGCAAGAAAAGAGTTTCGTGATATTGTTATAAAGGAAAACCCAGATATTATACATCTTCAAGGTGTTGTGCCTGGAGTACTTTTGTATAGGTCTAGTTACAAAAAAATCTTTGTGGTTACACAACATGCAATTCTTAGTGAAGAGCGTTTGCTTCAGGTCACTAGCAAAAGAAAAATGCTTTTTAGGATTAAAGAGGTGGTAGAAGATTACTACCTAAATAAGGTGAAGAACATCATTTTTATTTCGGAATATAACAAAGGAATATACTTTAAAAAAAATGGTAAGATTACAGATGTTAATTCTGAGCTTATTGTTAATCCAGTAAATGAAATCTTTTTTAAAAAACCGCAAGCCTTAGAAAGCCAAGTCTCTAATGAAATGTATTTTGTAGGGGAAATAAAGAAGCGTAAAGGTCTTCATGTTCTCATACAGGCACTTCATTTGTTAGATAGGAAAGGAATAGATTGTAAACTTCATGTAATTGGGGGTTACAAAGAAATGGAATATAAGAGAGAAATCGATGATTTAATTGGCTCTCTTAATATTGCAGAAAAAGTGATATTCTGTGGGTGGAAAAATCAATCCGAAGTTTTAGCATACGCTGAGAATATTCCTGTTTTTGTGCTACCTTCTTTTCAAGAAACGTTGCCTTTAAGTATAGCCGAAGCAATGACTCAAGGAAAAATAGTTGTAGCTACGGATATATGTGGTATTCCTGAAATGATAAAAAACCATGAATCCGGCTATCTTTTCCCAAAAGGAAATCCGGAAAAATTAGCAGATGTTCTTGAGCTTGTTTTTCAAAATCAGGACAAACAAAAAGTAGTGTCGGATAATGCAAAAAGTGCAAGTAAGAGGTTTGAACCAAAAACGGTAATAGAGAGAACAATTAATTTTTACGAACGTATTTTATCTTAA
- a CDS encoding glycosyltransferase — MKLEKETQNNAPHIVFMGEIRFPYGLAAVQRLTLMSKAFLHEGCRVTVICRKGSWNQDEHKDFKYKGNFEGIDYIYTSKDTHRPNSFLGRNVQKIKGIFGELRYLRKLKKNDRIDLAIVPNREVKHALRYLLFSYFYKIPTATNFVEMASSMEHRTGFFQRINDGLIDNWILKKYNGALPISDRLMNHYNQKSPLKPALKLPILCDFEKFNISKSNQEEPYFLYCGSIRYKEVFNFIIETYKSLNVDEHTKLYMIVSGGSKNETAQLEDEINNSFTTKPIKLFTNIPYEQLVNLYTNAIALLIPLRPTIQDTSRFPHKIGEYLASGNPVVTTAVGEIINYFEDGKTALVADNYNVTAFAEKMRFVIDYPEKSIEIGLKGKELGLREFDYRSHGKRMLGFLKTL, encoded by the coding sequence ATGAAATTGGAAAAAGAAACACAAAATAACGCGCCACATATTGTATTCATGGGAGAAATTAGATTTCCTTATGGGTTGGCTGCGGTACAGCGGCTTACTCTTATGAGTAAAGCATTTTTGCATGAAGGGTGTAGGGTTACCGTAATTTGTAGAAAGGGATCTTGGAACCAAGACGAACATAAAGATTTTAAATATAAAGGCAATTTTGAAGGTATTGATTATATCTATACCTCAAAAGATACCCATAGGCCCAATAGTTTTTTGGGACGGAATGTTCAAAAGATAAAAGGTATTTTTGGTGAGCTCAGATATTTGAGAAAATTAAAGAAAAATGATAGAATAGATTTGGCTATCGTTCCCAATAGGGAGGTTAAACACGCCCTTCGTTATCTGTTGTTTTCATATTTTTATAAAATACCTACTGCAACTAATTTTGTGGAAATGGCCTCTTCAATGGAGCATAGAACAGGTTTTTTTCAACGTATTAATGATGGTTTGATAGATAACTGGATTTTAAAAAAATATAATGGAGCGCTACCTATTAGTGATCGATTAATGAATCATTATAATCAAAAGTCACCATTAAAACCTGCTTTGAAATTACCTATTTTATGTGATTTTGAAAAGTTCAATATATCTAAGTCTAATCAAGAAGAACCATATTTTCTTTACTGCGGAAGTATACGTTATAAAGAGGTTTTTAATTTTATCATAGAGACTTACAAAAGTTTGAATGTAGATGAGCATACTAAGTTATATATGATTGTAAGTGGAGGAAGTAAAAATGAAACTGCTCAGTTGGAAGATGAAATTAATAATTCTTTTACTACCAAACCTATAAAATTATTTACTAATATTCCTTATGAGCAATTAGTGAATTTATATACAAATGCAATAGCACTCTTAATTCCATTAAGACCCACAATTCAGGATACTTCTAGATTTCCTCATAAAATAGGGGAATACCTTGCTTCAGGAAATCCTGTTGTGACAACAGCAGTGGGTGAGATAATCAATTATTTTGAAGACGGTAAAACAGCTTTGGTTGCAGATAATTATAATGTTACCGCCTTCGCTGAAAAAATGAGATTCGTAATAGATTATCCAGAGAAATCCATTGAGATTGGATTAAAGGGAAAAGAACTTGGATTAAGAGAGTTTGATTATAGGTCACATGGAAAAAGGATGTTAGGTTTTCTAAAAACACTATAA
- a CDS encoding glycosyltransferase family 4 protein, protein MRVLWFSNRPPLGASGSKNRVGGSWIESLEQEIMTNSDIELGIVFSELEKEPKEIDSDTSRTKYFMVPRYPYSKLDRWYSRFFATPPSEAGLKHYLDVVNDFNPDVILFFGTESDFPLIIPELKVPSIIWFQGNLTVYEIMYENGLKAKITLGLESFKRMLSGDTMYHNFLKFKHLVKREKRIFSFAQNFIGRTNWDSRLVKTMAPQAKYFHCDEAMRPPFLENQWKQWSDRGKFVITTTIRGNLYKGLETVFRTSAILSDKLGKRLEWRIIGIAEGTVYTKAARKEANFPLSRSEVKLLGNKTGPEMIEELLNSDIYVHPSHIENSPNGVQEAMLLGMPVIATNVGGTPSMLVDGVEGLLVQSKDPYAMAGAILEFSESPSKAKAMGDNARKLGLVRNDSKKICDDLLNIFDELTQSNN, encoded by the coding sequence ATGCGCGTACTCTGGTTTTCAAATAGACCTCCATTAGGAGCATCTGGTTCTAAGAATAGAGTCGGAGGAAGTTGGATAGAATCATTGGAACAAGAAATAATGACTAACTCAGACATTGAGTTGGGTATAGTTTTTAGTGAGCTTGAAAAAGAACCGAAAGAAATTGACTCTGATACTTCTCGAACCAAATATTTTATGGTTCCCAGATATCCATATAGCAAATTAGATAGGTGGTATAGTCGCTTTTTTGCAACACCGCCTTCCGAAGCAGGCTTAAAACATTATCTGGATGTGGTTAATGATTTTAACCCGGACGTAATTTTGTTTTTTGGTACAGAATCAGATTTTCCTCTAATAATTCCAGAATTAAAAGTTCCATCAATTATTTGGTTTCAGGGGAATCTTACCGTGTATGAAATCATGTATGAAAATGGACTTAAAGCTAAAATCACATTGGGTCTAGAGTCTTTTAAACGCATGTTATCCGGGGATACTATGTATCATAATTTCTTAAAATTCAAACATCTTGTAAAAAGAGAGAAACGTATTTTTTCTTTCGCTCAAAACTTTATAGGCCGTACTAATTGGGATAGTAGATTGGTGAAAACAATGGCGCCCCAGGCTAAGTATTTTCATTGTGATGAGGCAATGCGTCCTCCATTCTTGGAGAACCAATGGAAACAATGGAGTGATAGGGGTAAATTTGTTATTACCACTACTATAAGAGGAAATTTGTACAAAGGTCTAGAAACAGTATTTAGAACAAGTGCAATTCTAAGTGATAAACTTGGAAAGCGTTTGGAATGGCGTATAATTGGTATTGCTGAAGGTACTGTTTATACTAAGGCAGCCCGAAAGGAAGCTAATTTTCCATTATCTCGTTCAGAAGTTAAATTATTAGGTAATAAAACTGGGCCTGAAATGATAGAAGAACTATTGAATTCAGATATATACGTGCATCCATCGCATATAGAGAATAGTCCCAACGGGGTTCAAGAAGCTATGTTGCTGGGAATGCCGGTAATTGCAACTAACGTTGGGGGAACGCCAAGTATGTTAGTTGATGGTGTTGAGGGTCTATTGGTGCAAAGTAAAGACCCCTATGCTATGGCAGGTGCTATTTTAGAATTTAGTGAATCTCCATCTAAAGCAAAGGCCATGGGCGATAACGCTAGAAAGTTAGGATTGGTGAGAAATGATAGCAAGAAAATATGTGACGATCTCTTAAATATTTTTGATGAACTAACTCAATCAAATAATTAG
- a CDS encoding lipopolysaccharide biosynthesis protein, whose amino-acid sequence MYKALISLLNKIGQRLNKGQKRSVKAKKNILASFLIKGTSILIGFYMVPLTIGYVDKEQYGVWLTLSSVVGWFSFFDIGLGSGLRNKLALALANEEMEKAKSYVSSTYAILGMIISGILVIFFLIQPYLNWQSILNTTEVSGPELRLVAIATFAFFCINFILKLIYSIFLAYQRPAFQGFYNLLSNILSLLIVFTLTKTTEGSLFYLSLALGVSPMIILMLVSIFMFYGGYRSVAPSFSYVKKEQFKELWGIGGKFFIVQVSSIIIFSTDNVIITQLLGPAEVPAYAIAYKYFGLITAVFAIVSSPFWSAYTEAYAKKDIEWILNTNGKLIKVWTALLAFSLIMLLGSNYFYHFWVPEIEVPFLLSVIMCVYVNVLAWGNIFVVFINGVGKIQLQLIVGIISMIVNIPLSYFFAKTLGLESSGVILASIISVAYGPILAPIQFKKILNGTAKGLWNR is encoded by the coding sequence ATGTATAAAGCTCTAATAAGCCTATTGAATAAAATAGGGCAGCGTCTAAATAAGGGTCAAAAACGATCTGTAAAAGCCAAAAAGAATATATTGGCATCCTTTTTAATAAAAGGGACCAGTATTCTAATAGGTTTTTATATGGTGCCTTTGACCATTGGCTATGTAGATAAAGAGCAATATGGTGTATGGCTTACGTTGTCCTCAGTAGTTGGTTGGTTTAGTTTTTTTGATATTGGCCTTGGGAGTGGTCTCCGAAACAAGTTGGCACTTGCTTTGGCAAATGAAGAGATGGAAAAAGCAAAATCCTACGTAAGCTCAACGTATGCAATTTTAGGAATGATAATTTCTGGAATTTTAGTAATATTTTTCTTGATACAACCATACCTGAATTGGCAATCTATCTTAAATACTACAGAGGTTAGCGGTCCCGAACTCCGTCTTGTGGCCATTGCTACATTTGCTTTTTTCTGTATCAACTTTATTCTAAAATTAATCTACTCTATCTTCTTGGCCTATCAGCGCCCTGCATTTCAGGGTTTCTATAATTTATTAAGTAATATTTTGTCTTTGTTAATTGTTTTTACGTTAACCAAGACCACAGAAGGGTCGCTTTTTTATCTTTCATTAGCTTTAGGAGTCTCTCCTATGATAATATTAATGTTGGTGAGCATATTTATGTTTTACGGTGGTTATAGGTCTGTTGCCCCATCTTTTTCGTATGTAAAAAAAGAACAGTTCAAGGAGCTTTGGGGTATAGGAGGTAAATTCTTTATTGTTCAGGTTTCATCTATAATTATATTCTCTACGGATAATGTTATTATTACTCAATTATTAGGTCCAGCAGAAGTACCTGCATACGCTATTGCGTATAAATATTTTGGGTTGATTACTGCGGTATTTGCTATTGTGTCCTCCCCTTTTTGGTCTGCATATACAGAAGCCTATGCTAAAAAGGATATAGAGTGGATATTGAATACAAATGGAAAACTAATAAAAGTATGGACGGCATTGTTGGCATTTAGTTTAATTATGTTGCTTGGGTCTAATTACTTTTATCACTTTTGGGTTCCCGAAATAGAAGTTCCGTTTTTACTTTCGGTGATTATGTGTGTTTATGTAAACGTTTTGGCGTGGGGCAATATTTTTGTGGTATTTATAAATGGAGTGGGTAAAATTCAGCTTCAGTTAATAGTTGGTATTATTAGTATGATAGTTAATATTCCATTATCCTATTTTTTTGCAAAAACTTTAGGGTTAGAATCGTCAGGAGTAATTTTAGCAAGTATTATTTCAGTGGCATATGGGCCAATATTGGCACCAATACAATTTAAGAAAATCTTGAACGGAACCGCAAAAGGTTTGTGGAATAGATAA
- a CDS encoding O-antigen ligase family protein has protein sequence MEPNYILGMICLVYLGYVLYILYKNDQTLKVPNYVIFYGLFALYALLCNMFVSEELQENGIVKYLYSDPFIQTFIAFLVVENVSFPSKWMDWALKIFGLTLVIAAIVSIIQTFKPLFLVKTDDLVQGLSYGRMQEYYSNNPQEVTGDVNRFIDGYRHSIFSFINEVSVGVDAMALFSIMIAVKSKKWIKTVLIFASATTVGFLSSARWIMLNFLVISSQKIWIGKNKLVKALKFGLYGLVLLTFIMVAISFSGINLEKFIEERLLSDSAGTRLLAFEVFFKVFPHNPILGTMGLDTEEVVRLLRGRSSQIHVGYLKLFYYYGLVGGLIYLTFLGLLLKRMIGIGRSSGYWGGFFAFLAFAVANLTLVIFDLFYYGLMFAIIFSNYYNQNRGQNISLKAQNNSTRSRIDYE, from the coding sequence ATGGAACCTAATTATATATTAGGTATGATATGTCTTGTTTACTTAGGTTATGTGTTGTATATCTTGTACAAAAATGACCAAACATTAAAAGTTCCAAATTATGTAATATTTTATGGTCTTTTTGCGCTGTATGCGTTGCTTTGCAATATGTTCGTTTCAGAAGAACTCCAAGAAAACGGAATTGTTAAGTACCTTTATTCAGACCCTTTTATTCAGACCTTCATTGCTTTTTTGGTTGTAGAAAACGTTTCATTTCCTTCTAAATGGATGGATTGGGCGTTAAAAATTTTTGGTTTAACTCTTGTAATTGCAGCTATTGTTTCTATTATTCAAACTTTCAAACCTCTTTTTTTGGTTAAAACAGATGACTTGGTTCAGGGTCTCTCCTATGGAAGGATGCAGGAGTATTACAGTAATAACCCACAAGAAGTAACAGGAGACGTCAATAGATTTATTGATGGATATAGACATTCCATATTTTCATTTATTAATGAGGTTTCCGTAGGTGTTGATGCTATGGCTTTGTTTAGTATTATGATTGCAGTCAAGTCAAAAAAGTGGATAAAAACAGTTCTAATTTTTGCTTCTGCTACAACTGTTGGATTTTTATCCAGTGCAAGATGGATTATGCTAAACTTTCTGGTAATCTCTAGCCAGAAAATATGGATTGGAAAAAATAAATTGGTTAAAGCCCTTAAGTTTGGTTTGTACGGATTGGTCCTCCTGACTTTTATAATGGTCGCTATAAGTTTTTCCGGAATTAACTTAGAAAAATTTATTGAAGAAAGACTGCTATCAGATAGTGCAGGAACTCGTTTATTGGCATTTGAGGTGTTCTTTAAGGTTTTTCCTCACAATCCTATTTTAGGAACTATGGGATTGGATACGGAAGAAGTTGTTAGGTTGTTAAGAGGGCGTAGTTCCCAGATACATGTGGGTTATTTGAAGCTCTTTTATTATTATGGTCTGGTAGGTGGGCTTATTTATTTAACTTTTTTAGGACTACTTTTAAAAAGGATGATAGGTATTGGACGTAGCTCAGGATACTGGGGTGGTTTTTTCGCTTTTCTTGCCTTTGCTGTAGCCAACCTTACTTTAGTTATTTTTGATTTATTCTATTATGGGCTAATGTTTGCCATTATTTTTTCTAATTATTACAACCAAAATAGAGGCCAAAACATTTCTTTGAAGGCGCAAAATAATTCAACTCGGTCAAGGATAGATTATGAATAG